The Niastella koreensis GR20-10 genome includes a window with the following:
- a CDS encoding VOC family protein: MNQRIAHIALVVKDYDEAIQFYTGRLGFRLLEDTKMGEDKRWVLVAPPGAAECSLLLAKAVNEQQAASIGNQTGGRVFLFLFTDDFWRDYNNMVAQQIHFVRPPKEEEYGTVAVFEDLYGNQWDLLQPNQKNKGAYL; encoded by the coding sequence ATGAATCAACGGATAGCACACATTGCATTAGTGGTAAAAGATTACGATGAAGCCATTCAGTTTTATACCGGAAGACTGGGGTTCAGGTTGCTCGAAGACACTAAAATGGGTGAAGATAAAAGATGGGTGCTGGTGGCGCCCCCAGGCGCTGCAGAATGCAGTTTGTTATTAGCAAAAGCAGTCAATGAACAACAGGCGGCCAGCATCGGCAACCAAACCGGCGGACGGGTATTCCTGTTTTTATTTACCGACGATTTCTGGCGTGATTACAATAACATGGTCGCTCAGCAAATTCATTTTGTAAGGCCGCCAAAAGAGGAAGAGTATGGAACGGTAGCGGTTTTTGAAGACCTCTATGGCAACCAGTGGGACCTGCTGCAGCCCAATCAAAAAAATAAAGGAGCGTATTTATAA
- a CDS encoding Crp/Fnr family transcriptional regulator, with product MNELETYISSFWNITGTDLQLVASFFQPETIQKGSYYLKPGKVCNSLSFLQSGLMRVYLIDDSGQEITQWIAGKGGFITDLAGMLFHDVSKWYIQALTDCECYTLNRTEYNAMEKAVPKWHQLEKLFIARCFVFMEQRVFSLLSMSAEDRYKWLFNYNPALFNEVPLQYLASMMGMSPETLSRIRKRISS from the coding sequence ATGAATGAACTGGAAACCTATATCTCATCGTTCTGGAATATTACGGGAACAGACCTTCAACTGGTCGCCTCCTTTTTTCAACCCGAAACCATTCAAAAAGGCTCATATTATTTAAAGCCTGGCAAAGTTTGTAATTCACTCAGCTTTTTGCAGTCGGGCTTAATGCGGGTATACCTGATCGATGACAGTGGCCAGGAAATTACCCAGTGGATCGCAGGCAAGGGCGGTTTTATCACCGATCTGGCAGGCATGCTGTTTCACGACGTTTCAAAATGGTATATCCAGGCCCTCACCGATTGCGAATGTTATACCCTCAACCGTACGGAATATAATGCTATGGAGAAGGCTGTTCCCAAATGGCACCAGCTCGAAAAACTCTTCATTGCCCGTTGTTTTGTATTTATGGAACAGCGCGTGTTCTCCCTGTTGTCAATGAGCGCAGAAGACCGCTACAAATGGCTGTTCAATTACAATCCTGCACTTTTTAATGAAGTGCCGTTGCAATACCTGGCCTCCATGATGGGGATGTCGCCCGAAACGCTGAGCCGGATCCGGAAAAGAATAAGTTCTTGA
- a CDS encoding metal-dependent hydrolase, with product MFIGHFGVGMGLKKTAPAISLGTLFIAVQLLDLIWPTFLLLHIENVIIHPELSGNRILEFKSYPYTHSLIGALGWSVLFGGIYLLVKKNARNAFILGAAVFSHWALDFFVHFGDLPLLPTNNSTHVGLGLWGSPMVEIIIEIIIFVTGMVLYLRTVQFKNTLGKVVFGVLIALFVLVQLSSTWGPAPASETALAWSAQFQWLFVLLAYWADRNTKQVA from the coding sequence ATGTTTATAGGACATTTCGGCGTAGGCATGGGGCTTAAAAAGACCGCACCCGCTATCTCTCTCGGAACTTTGTTTATTGCAGTTCAATTGTTGGACCTGATCTGGCCAACCTTCTTACTGTTGCATATAGAGAATGTTATTATCCATCCCGAACTCAGTGGCAACCGCATTTTGGAGTTTAAAAGTTATCCCTATACACACAGTCTTATAGGCGCATTGGGCTGGTCGGTATTATTTGGGGGTATATACCTTCTGGTTAAAAAGAATGCCAGGAATGCGTTTATATTGGGCGCAGCGGTATTCAGCCATTGGGCGCTCGATTTCTTTGTTCACTTTGGCGATCTGCCACTGTTGCCAACTAACAATTCTACCCATGTGGGGTTAGGTTTGTGGGGTTCACCCATGGTTGAAATTATTATAGAGATCATAATCTTTGTAACCGGCATGGTGCTCTATCTCCGCACTGTTCAATTCAAAAATACGCTGGGCAAAGTAGTTTTTGGCGTGCTGATCGCACTGTTTGTACTGGTACAATTGTCCAGCACCTGGGGACCAGCGCCAGCCAGCGAAACCGCTCTGGCCTGGAGCGCGCAATTTCAATGGTTATTTGTGCTGCTGGCGTATTGGGCTGACAGGAATACCAAACAAGTGGCTTAA
- a CDS encoding C40 family peptidase, with product MYYKTRSTDTLSKLAKKFSLPENVLKAFNPHVNGSLYTGDLIKVPNLEDIPADAAFLTGVTKDAIIKKAKSAINKGIRYKLGMGGTNPSAKLPDQHNQCDCSGFVCWALGLNRKTDIPFYKKFGGWIFTDSMVADINSNAGIFEKLNTPVAGCIVVYGAGAQIGHVGIVSEVAEGKMKKVIHCSSGNDKTFKDAIQETVPTVFDRADSFWGKYTDII from the coding sequence ATGTATTACAAGACAAGATCCACAGACACGCTGAGCAAATTAGCCAAAAAATTCTCCCTTCCGGAAAACGTGCTTAAGGCATTTAACCCACATGTAAACGGATCACTTTATACCGGAGACCTTATAAAAGTCCCTAACCTGGAGGATATCCCTGCCGATGCTGCATTTCTTACGGGCGTAACTAAAGACGCTATCATTAAAAAAGCTAAATCGGCTATCAATAAAGGAATCAGGTATAAATTGGGGATGGGCGGCACCAATCCATCGGCAAAATTGCCCGATCAGCATAACCAATGCGATTGCAGTGGTTTTGTATGCTGGGCATTAGGCCTGAACCGGAAAACAGATATTCCTTTTTATAAGAAATTCGGCGGCTGGATCTTTACCGATTCCATGGTTGCAGATATCAATAGTAATGCAGGCATCTTTGAAAAATTAAATACCCCGGTTGCAGGCTGCATAGTTGTGTATGGAGCCGGTGCGCAAATTGGTCATGTGGGAATAGTGTCGGAGGTGGCAGAAGGAAAAATGAAAAAAGTGATCCACTGTAGCAGTGGGAACGATAAAACCTTTAAAGACGCCATACAGGAAACTGTGCCAACTGTTTTTGACAGGGCAGATAGCTTCTGGGGAAAATATACAGATATTATTTAA
- a CDS encoding LacI family DNA-binding transcriptional regulator — protein sequence MNTSQKQPASLKSVAKMAGVSIATVSRVLNGDPVVKPETKLAVEKAIKTAGYHPNRVAQRLRSSYKSGRLIGLVIPDIRNPYYIDVIRGIEESAYANGSAVLIGNFSQDPEKEKMYINILKSESVDGFIIAPHHGHDKYVEDLIEQTHAVVCIDRGLANCSTDVVKSDNERGAFNAVEHLIKLGHKRIAHITGNLSIPTTHERIAGYIAALRKYDLPVDETLIRGRASDFQSGIDITAQLLDLPEPPGAIFTANNLLTLGSLEKIHERGVSIPDQIAIVGFDDMYWAASLNPALTAVRQHGFEIGKRAIELLYQRIEDPSRPAANIIINTDLMVRRSCGFKPGTP from the coding sequence TTGAATACTTCCCAAAAACAACCTGCGAGTTTAAAATCGGTCGCCAAGATGGCCGGGGTATCCATTGCTACTGTTTCGAGAGTACTGAACGGGGACCCTGTTGTAAAACCGGAAACCAAACTGGCGGTGGAAAAAGCCATTAAAACAGCTGGCTATCATCCCAACCGCGTTGCCCAGCGTTTACGTTCCTCCTACAAATCGGGCAGACTTATTGGCCTGGTAATTCCAGACATTCGCAACCCCTATTATATCGATGTGATCCGGGGCATTGAAGAGTCGGCCTATGCCAATGGCTCAGCCGTACTGATCGGGAACTTTTCCCAGGACCCCGAGAAGGAGAAAATGTATATCAACATTTTGAAATCCGAGTCGGTAGACGGGTTTATCATAGCGCCGCACCACGGGCACGACAAATACGTCGAGGACCTGATTGAGCAAACGCATGCGGTGGTTTGCATTGACCGCGGACTGGCCAACTGCAGTACCGATGTAGTGAAATCTGACAACGAGCGCGGGGCATTCAATGCGGTAGAGCACCTGATAAAACTGGGTCACAAACGCATTGCGCATATCACCGGTAACCTGTCCATCCCCACCACGCACGAGCGTATTGCGGGTTATATAGCCGCCTTGCGTAAATACGATTTACCTGTAGATGAAACACTTATCCGCGGTCGCGCCTCCGATTTCCAGAGTGGGATCGATATTACGGCACAACTGCTCGATCTGCCCGAACCGCCCGGTGCCATCTTTACCGCCAACAACCTGCTTACGCTGGGTTCGCTGGAAAAGATCCATGAACGGGGCGTGAGCATTCCCGATCAGATAGCCATCGTAGGTTTCGACGATATGTATTGGGCAGCCTCCCTTAACCCGGCGCTCACTGCAGTCAGGCAACACGGTTTTGAGATCGGTAAACGAGCCATCGAGCTGCTGTACCAGCGTATCGAAGACCCCTCGCGGCCGGCTGCCAATATTATCATCAATACCGATCTGATGGTTCGCAGATCGTGTGGATTTAAACCAGGCACTCCATAA
- a CDS encoding endonuclease V: MILAIDVHYKETTAKAVGAFIQHWEDAVAQQYVIRYINEVAAYVPGAFYKRELPCIMEICAAVDLSSLSFIIIDGFVVLDDSGKPGLGAYLYESIQQQVPVIGVAKTNFHQNTQQVIPVLRGASANPLYVTAVGTDLQQAAEHIKTMHGEFRLPTVLKEMDRITKEP, from the coding sequence ATGATCCTCGCAATTGATGTTCATTATAAAGAAACAACCGCCAAAGCGGTTGGCGCCTTTATTCAACATTGGGAAGATGCTGTTGCACAGCAATATGTAATCAGGTATATTAATGAAGTGGCAGCATATGTGCCCGGCGCTTTTTATAAGCGCGAGCTGCCATGCATTATGGAGATCTGTGCAGCGGTAGACTTAAGCAGCCTAAGTTTTATAATAATTGATGGTTTTGTGGTGCTGGACGATTCGGGTAAACCCGGACTGGGTGCGTATTTATATGAAAGTATTCAGCAACAGGTACCGGTGATAGGTGTGGCCAAAACCAATTTTCATCAGAATACACAACAGGTAATTCCAGTGTTGCGTGGCGCCAGTGCCAATCCATTATATGTAACCGCAGTTGGTACTGATCTGCAACAGGCGGCTGAACATATCAAAACCATGCATGGTGAGTTCAGATTGCCCACGGTGTTAAAAGAAATGGATAGGATAACGAAAGAGCCCTGA
- a CDS encoding pectate lyase family protein, which translates to MKNGLRVSVLALACIGFSTVTRAQYPTIPKSVEDSADQVMAEVKKKSDEAWAKALPIVEADAKKGKPYVPWASKPSDLPQAKIPAFPGAEGGGAFTFGGRGGKVIVVTNLNDSGPGSFRDACEQGGARIIVFNVSGIIHLTSPVSIRAPYVTIAGQTAPGDGVCIAGESVWIDTHDVVVRFMRFRRGATEVTRRDDALGGNGVGNIIFDHVSASWGLDENMSMYRHVYTKGDGSKPEKLPTVNITMSNCIFSEALDTYNHAFGSTIGGHNSAFVRNLWSSNISRSPSVGMDGDFNFANNVVYNWWNRSADGGDDKSLFNFINNYYKPGPITPLDQPIGHRILKPEASRDKAHPDDFGKAYVHGNIVEGNEAVTKDNWAGGVQVRELPDCGEFTSKIRVDQPFPMPKIHIMPAQEAYNYVLEHVGATLPKRDPVDARIVKQVKENKIYYTEGGILTHPGEKYVHQRLPVDSYKKGIITDPSQVGGYPEYKGTPYKDSDNDGMPDAWETAHKLNPKDASDAVKDRDGDGYTNIEEFINSVVKDKM; encoded by the coding sequence ATGAAAAATGGCCTTCGGGTTTCTGTTCTGGCACTGGCTTGTATAGGATTCAGCACGGTTACACGTGCACAATATCCCACGATCCCAAAATCAGTGGAAGATTCAGCCGATCAGGTAATGGCAGAAGTAAAGAAAAAGTCTGATGAAGCTTGGGCAAAAGCATTACCCATTGTAGAAGCAGATGCCAAAAAAGGAAAACCGTATGTACCCTGGGCTTCCAAACCATCCGATCTGCCACAGGCGAAAATCCCGGCCTTCCCCGGCGCAGAAGGTGGCGGCGCGTTTACATTCGGTGGCAGAGGCGGTAAAGTAATTGTGGTTACCAACCTCAACGACAGTGGTCCCGGTTCATTCCGCGATGCCTGCGAACAGGGAGGCGCCCGTATTATCGTATTCAACGTATCAGGTATTATACATTTAACCAGTCCGGTAAGCATTCGTGCACCGTATGTTACTATTGCCGGACAAACTGCTCCCGGCGATGGCGTTTGCATTGCCGGTGAATCTGTATGGATAGATACCCACGACGTAGTTGTACGCTTTATGCGTTTCCGTCGCGGGGCTACCGAAGTTACCCGTCGCGACGATGCGTTGGGTGGCAATGGTGTTGGTAACATCATCTTCGACCACGTATCCGCCAGCTGGGGCCTGGATGAGAACATGAGCATGTACCGTCACGTATATACAAAAGGCGACGGTTCAAAACCAGAGAAATTACCTACAGTGAACATTACCATGTCTAACTGTATTTTCTCCGAAGCACTGGATACTTATAACCATGCCTTCGGAAGCACCATTGGCGGACACAACAGCGCGTTTGTACGTAACCTGTGGTCGAGCAACATCAGCCGCAGCCCGTCAGTTGGGATGGATGGTGACTTTAACTTCGCCAACAACGTAGTATATAACTGGTGGAACCGCAGCGCCGATGGTGGGGATGATAAATCGTTGTTCAATTTCATCAACAACTATTACAAACCCGGTCCCATTACCCCATTGGATCAACCGATCGGTCACCGCATTCTGAAACCGGAAGCCAGCCGTGATAAAGCACACCCCGATGATTTTGGTAAAGCGTATGTACACGGTAACATTGTAGAAGGCAACGAAGCCGTTACCAAAGACAACTGGGCCGGTGGCGTACAGGTGCGTGAATTACCCGATTGCGGCGAGTTCACATCAAAGATCCGTGTAGACCAGCCATTCCCCATGCCAAAGATCCATATCATGCCGGCTCAGGAAGCTTACAACTATGTGCTCGAGCATGTAGGGGCTACTTTGCCAAAACGTGATCCGGTTGATGCCCGTATTGTTAAACAGGTTAAGGAAAACAAGATCTATTATACAGAAGGTGGTATTCTAACGCACCCCGGTGAAAAATATGTTCACCAGCGTTTACCGGTTGATTCTTACAAAAAAGGCATCATTACCGATCCCAGCCAGGTAGGTGGTTATCCTGAATACAAAGGAACGCCTTATAAAGACAGTGATAACGATGGTATGCCCGATGCCTGGGAAACAGCCCACAAACTGAATCCCAAAGACGCTTCTGACGCAGTAAAAGACCGCGATGGCGATGGTTACACCAACATCGAAGAGTTTATTAACAGCGTAGTAAAAGACAAAATGTAG